The Anomaloglossus baeobatrachus isolate aAnoBae1 chromosome 5, aAnoBae1.hap1, whole genome shotgun sequence genome includes the window AAATTTCTGACATTTAAAAAAATaacagtgaccaatatagcctgcCTTCTTTTTAATAACACCCATAAGCCTTCCACCCATGGCATCTGTCTGTTTCTTAATCTTTTGCCAATCAACTTTTTTGAAAGCACCAACCACGGCCTCCCAGACACAGGAAGATGGATTGTTTTCCTTCACTGTAAATCTCCTGTTTAAGAAGGCCCCACAAGttctcagtagggtttaggtctggtgaggaaggggccagggtcattattctttcatctttaaggaCTTTACTGGCAGGCAAGCAGTGGAGACTctgatgtatgtgatggagcattgtcttgttTAAAAAACATGTGTTTTCCTGAAAGAGGAAGACTTTTCCTGTATCACTTATTAAAGAAAGTATCTTTtaaaaactggtagtaggtctgagagtaagggcggctttgcacgttgcgacatcgcaagccgatgctgcgatgtcgcacgcgatagtccccgcccccgtcgcaggtacgatatcttgtgatagctggcgtagcgaaaattatcgctacgccagcttcacatgcactcacctgcccagcaaccgtcgctctggccgtcgccccgcctccttattaagggggcgggtcgtgcggcgtcactgcgacgtcacacggcaggcggccaataggagcggaggggcggagatgagcgggatgtaaacatcccacccacctccttccttccgcatatcctacggaagccgcagtgatgccggtaggagatgttcctcgctcctgcgacttcacacacagcgatgtgtgctgccgcaggagcgaggaacaacatcggaccgtcacgtcagagtaattatggattacgccgacgctgcaccgatgatacgattacgacgattttgcgctggttaatcgtatcatctaggctttacacactacgatgtcgcatgcgatgccggatgtgcgtcactttcaatttgaccccaccgacatcgcacctgcgatgtcgtagtgtgcaaagcccgccttaatgttgactccatcttcaacctgaaaaggtccaactagctaataccagcccacagcagtactttacctccaccttgctgacatcTTTTGTAGATGTACAGTATATCCCTGTTAGAGATTCAGCCATACACCCATCCATCTAGTCACTCCTATCTCATCAGATAAGATGAAAAAATCCGTATTCAGATATTTATTGGCTGtcttctgtgtcttgttcagtggtggttggtttcagccttccttacctctgTGTCTGAACTCCTTGTACTTCTGGGCCTGCAGAGAACttgcagttctggaatatggcAGAACAGGAAGCTAATGGGTTGCTGTTTTTTTCATATTTGATTTGTCTCAAATGATTGGCGTTTTTTTCCCTCAACACGTTTTTTTTGCAACCTTGTTGGCCatttgcaacaaaacttttgatggtccTATTATCACACTGTCGTACCTTAGCAATGTCAAGAGTGCTGCATTCCGCTGTTAGACTTGTATCTAGTATTGACTTTTCAGTCAGTTAAATCTCTTTTTTGGTCCACCTTGCCTGAGGAAACCAAGTTGCCTAATAACTCTGCTATCCTGATAAAGGGTGTTGATATCCTTAGTCCACaccctccctcattacacaaatacccatcacctgatctgcttcatccaataagcattcaggTTTATACAGCTTGGCGTGGGAAAATCTGCATATAAATTATATGGTCAAGATACTCACTGTAGACTACCAGCAGATTATGGCCTGCCAATGTAGGtggcagagaaagagaaagacactGGTAAAAGTGTTTGTGGCGATTCAGCCTATGTTATAGTTACCAAAATTGCAAGTCTGGCCCTCCAAGCCTTTAAATATTTTAGTTTGGAAACTGCTGATCTTTCGGTGTTTGTTTACATGTGGTATATATAGGGGTGCAGATTATCTGACAAAGGTAAAATTCAAGGATAAAAGGACTATTTCAGGATGTATTCTTACAACAGGTGGTCAATGTTGGTGAGTGTTCCAACTGCTGGGACCCAAACAGACAAGCAGAATTGGGAACTTTTATACTTGTTCAAATGGAACTAAAGTGCACATTTACAACCACTGCTCTATTCACTCCTGTGGGGCTGCTCATTTTCTTTCccagcagccccatagagaatgagtTGCGTGCCAGTCGGATGTCCAACTAACGTCTCCATTTCATAATGAAGATAAAAATTCCTAGTTCTGCCGATTGATACAGGTCCCAATGGTTCGACCCCCACCGCTCAATACGATAccattggacaactcctttaaaatgaCCCATCCTCCTACAATCCTTCAGATAAATTGTCAATAAAGCCCACCTTAAAGCATCTTGACAATACATTTTATTGTCCCGTACGTCCAGCCACATTCATAGTTGGCAAATGCTGTATATAATGCTATAGTACATGTACTCAAGGCCAGGAGGATAAtgaatcaagaaaaaaaaaaaaaagaacgacaTGGATATGACATGGTTTATTTCATAATACTGTCAGGAATATACATTTGTTGATGTTTCAGGAGAAAGAAATAGTCTGAATAGCTCTTCCCACAGTGGGAGCATATATATAACTTATCCTGTTTGTGAATTTTCACGTGCTGGTCAAGTGCAAATTTGCGTGTAAACTTCTTCCCGCAGCCGTTACACTCATACGGTTTCTCCCCGGTGTGGATTCTGGAATGAACGCTGAGATTTGAGGAGTTGGTGAAGGATTTGTTGCAATCAGAACATTTGTAGAGCTTTTCTCCAGAGTGACTTTTCTGATGTCGATAGAGGCTTGATCTGTGGGAGAACCTGCGAGTACAAAATTTACACCCATACGGCTTATCGCTCAAACCCCTCATGTGCGGATCGAATGCTGGTGGATAAGACATGCTTTCAAGCTCAGCGCTAGTTTCCTCTTCAATATCGCAATGAAATGCATCTGTGCCATCTATGAGAAAATCATTCAAGTCTTCTACGTCAGCTGTAGGAGCTGCGTTACCCAAGTCTTTGCTGGAAACCTTCTGGAAATTATCCACATTGATGACTGGAGGCAATTCCTCGTGATGTTGTCTTTTGGATACTTCTTGAGCTGGTGGAGACATTTTTACTCCGGACACTTGTTCTGGAAGTGAAGGTGCGGTGAAGTGGTCTGTGGCCTCATTATCAGGCACTTaataaagaacagagaaaaagaaagGTTATGTCATTCCAAGGGATACAAGAGTTTAGAGTAAATACACGTTCCAGAAAAAGTGGCCATAAGGAATACCACTATTTCTGGCCATCATATGGCATGTATAGCACATTATTTACTAGAAGCCTCAGCAGCTTCTCTGTGTACTATGCTTTCTATACCCTTTTTAAAGAAACACCTGCAATTTGATTCAATTGGAGAATAAAACTGTAGACAGATTTTAGCAGTTTGAGTGAAAGATCACTGCAGGAGAGAATAGTTGTAAAATCTTTTAGAGAAAAATGCCTCTATTTGTCCCCCCTAGGCCAATATCACACTAGCGTATAGCATTGGATATGAAATGTTAATGACACTCGGGCTCAAGCTCTGCTGGGAGCGTGAGCACAGTGTCATTCACTATGCTCACATTCTATTGCATGGAGGAATTGGAGTATAggtgagaagaaggaggagattaatctctccatcttctcttttgcctgtctctgcgtatatcacactgcacttggatgtcgtcagtgcagtctgatgtttcactcacacccacagACTTGTTTGCGTGTGGATAATCTGAGACACGCTGCCAATAGCAGAATGCTgctattttttcctcagtctgataaGAGCGGAGGACAATCTCGCAGATCTGACCAACattgactaatattggtccgagtgcaatgcgagattttcttggatCATTCATTtatgggagaaaaaaaaacaagtctAATTACTCTTGAAAAATTTTGGTGCGAATTAAAGATCTACAACTGTAATAAAATAGTAAAGGAGTGTGCCCTTGATCAGTCTTCATAGCATTTTGAATGCagtatgcttcagctgcgtccaaaactctgcgatgtacagtataagcacaggggatgggatttctagaaatcctgtgcccactgtgctcgtTTTTTCCACAGTGAACACTGATCTGCGGTACGGCTCCCcgagacgcagcatgtcaattgtttgctgcggagtcgcaagtgtcctccgtaGAACAGAAGAAAAAGATCACAACTGCCCGAGCATGAAatttgggcacgagcagctgcggtctcctgtgttgTCCTGCGGAGGAGAATTGCGgcgccgcaggtcaggacccgccacatccAGGAAGCACccgatcctgatcgtgggcacataccctaagggctcTTTCAGATGTCTGATCATCAGTCTAATCTGAAACCACACAGACTGGCAGCGCAACCAGAGCGTGACAGCCATATAGAAATATATGAAGTGGTCATGCTCATGTAGAAAGTCACACGGCCAGTCCACGCATTACGATCTCAGGCATACTATACACTAATCATTCACAAACTACAGCATTGTCTTACCTAGTGATTAGCAGAGGGCTAGCAGTGCACAAAGACCGAGGTGATTAGCCTGACAGCCGTTTCGCAAGCAAAACTGCCCGCTTCTTCTTAGAGGCCTCTAAGAAGAAGCGGGCAGTTTTAGTCGCGAAACGGCTGTCAAGCTCCTGACCTCTGTCTTTGTGAATGATTAATGTATAGTATGCCTTGAATTGTCCCACATGAACTCCATGTTTATGTTGTGAACAGGATTAACTGTTTCAAATAGGATTAACTGTTAGCATACTGGCGATCTCCTGTGCCAATTTCAATTAGTTGCACCTTATATACACAGCTACACTTTCTGTCATTACCTATTTAGATCAATGGTAATGTCTTTCTGATTAAGTTAGTCTTTATATTTTCATTGGCTTGGCAGTGCCCTAGTGCTCATTCTCCGTCCGTTCCTCCAACTCTTGTATTTTTTATAATTGTTCTTGTACTTgtcaataaagatttattattatacaCGCTTAAATCTCCATTCCCCCCTTTTTTGTTTGTATTCTATTTTGGAGAgcgtatttttttctcattattattACAGTATGACTACCCGAGGGCAGTTAATTTGATACCATGGTCTTGTTGAAATATatgttaatctaggacttagtggaagctgtAAGCTGCCATTAACTCTCTCATTACCTCGAttaacaccgcaccagggcaaatcgggaagagtcgggtaaagtgccgggactgtcgcatctaatggatttggcaattctgggggctgcaggctgatatttttaggctgtgtaaccccagcctgagaacaccagcccccagctgtcgggctttacctgtgttggtatcataatatgggggatcctacaacaattttttatttattttattgtacgatatagacccacccaccggcatctgtgataagAAGCCTCAGACACGATGTCACTCAGTGTGAGGGCTCCtctgactgcaattaatcacagcCGCCAATGGGCAGAGGAAGCGATGAATatgtatgagattaatgagcggtccgggaaggagaggccgcgggagcagtgtgacagccgtcccgttgaattggtaagtatgaagcgcttcctcctgcccctctgcgccggattctggtccccaaggactttgtatgggaagcagcatctggccaaataccagggatcaatccccagcCGACCCcaagtcagcgggggattgatttgCCAGTGCTCCGAAACGCAaagacaaaatgcaaaaagaattgacatgctgcttgttTGTGGTGACCACAACAGGAAGAGCTGCGGCTAACCGCTCACTTCTTGTTGATTACGCATATGTCTGAAAGTGGGGACATTAAAGCTGGCGATGATTGGGAGAGGGGCTCGCGTTAGATCACAACCTCACATGAGTCCCGGGAGAGCGAGTGCTATACTTCAGAGTTCTAAGCAAAGATGATCCAGAATGGTTAATGTGGATTACAAGAACTGACAGATCCTCTGTAAGGAAAAACATACACAAGAAATATAATTCTCACCTAAGATTACAGCGGCTGATTCATTAACACTAACAGGTTTGTCCTCTGCCTCATGACTGGCATCAGATGTGGATACCTGTTTTGTACACaagcagaaaaaaaaatgataGTTATCCTTATTACTTGTAACGTTTCAGAATAATTGGCCATTTGTGCATAAATGAGGACTAACTCCATTTCACACCATTATAAGACTTGTATCCTGCATTATGCACCAGTTTTCCCCTCTAAAAAAAAGCTTCATTTAAATTTCAATTCTCTCTCAATTGGTGAGAGGAGACAAGCTGCGATGATTCCCCCCCATACGCAGTATGGCACCCAGAGATGGATTCCTGCTCTTCATGTCTCAGCACACAGACAGAAGCAGCACAGGCATGGAGGAAATTTTCCAGCGGCACTAAGAGGTGTAGATGTGAATACAGAataccaacagaaaaatgttgctttgtggtatcagctttgttgtatcagctttgttggcggtgggcccgccccttctggtcacatgggtatgacctcacacaggtcttgcaagtaaaagtaaatcggggaggggataactatgaattcacctccagatatctgatcctcagctgctgtcactcaagaagctgccgattttataaactttactttcttgggtttcaaacctatacatccgagctgaccactaatggtatgaatagactcagcctgatcgtgccagtataggactgcctttatgttatataggataATCCAGGTGATTCGGTTTCCTTTAAGGTTTACTGAAAGAAGAGAGACCAAAATGTAAAGACTGATATCTTTATTAGGGGCACCCAAACTAAACACTCCACAAATACAGTGGGAAAAGACATTCCGAAGGGCAATGGGTTTATTATGTAAAGGGATTAACCAGTTTAGAAAGTCTATTGTTATATAAACCTTATTAGGGAATTCTATGGTAATAGAGCTGGTCATCTATTCAGGATCCTCATCTTTTACATTAGTTATAAAGTCTATTGCTCTGGAGAACATGTCCTGTATTGCAAAGACAATAAATAGATTTATAGTGAGACTATAAAATGCttaatttcccctgaggaggcgctGCTGAGAATTTAACAATTAAAGACTCATTTAGCCAGATGACAGTCAGGAACGTGCATGGCTAGAGAGCTTGTTTGCCAATTATCAGCTCCTATGAACATCCAGGCATTCCCCTGATGAACAAGCAAAACACTTATTTTTCAGCTGGTTGGATCGTTCATGCTGGTATTAAAattattgttctcggcagcacatggtCCTGTGTAAACAGCACATAAGTTGCTGATAACTATGATATTTTATGAGCACAGCACTCCCACGTTAATGATTGTTTCGTGTACATTGAATTCTGTCTAAACaagccattaaagggaatctgccactcgGTTTTTGCTACCGCAACAGAGAAGAGCATAATGTAGAAAAacagaccctgatttcagcaatgtatcacttagtttactgggtgcagcagttgtgacacaataagAGTTTTTAGATGTAACAGAGCTCAGATATCTAACTCCACTCACAACCACCGgtttgtgtgtacagtgtatagtgacagtgagctgcttatcagaggagggagtATAGTTGAACTAACAGTCACGTGAACTGTAttccaggcagtgataatctcctgatgataaaacttTCACTGTAAgtaaacagcacacagcctgataagtgacacattgctaaaaTATTTGTTTCAGCTCCTATCTCCTACtattcccttattacatagcaaaaactggctgacagattccctttaaatggcacTTCGTACTCATACGCAAAGAACGGATATCTTTATGAGACCCATAAGTGTTTTTGTTGGATAACACTTGTACCTATAATTGTGAATGGGGTCATTTACATGTCCGTGATTTCCTGCACACCAAGTGTTCTGTGCAAAATCTATAATAAGCTATATTCTAATACACTTGTATCAAAAACTCCCTACCGTTCCCCAACTACACCTACTGCTATTCTATTGTTATTTTTCCCCCTACTTCCTGTCCGATGACTATTCATTTGTGAATCCCGgtacatgctgggatactcaaagacGAGTCCTCAGGGGGAAGGGTCTgtggcagtgaccgcagcctctgtccCCTCCCTGAAACGAATTATCACTGATGCTCATTTCACAAGCTACTTTGTCCCTCCCTGAGCTGGGCAATCTGCACAGTGACAGCATCCGCGCTGTTGTTGGCGGAGATCAGTAATAATCTGCCGGCAATAGAGCGGTGTCTATACCTGGCATGGAGGAGAGTAGCACCGCACCCGCTGGTAAAGTCACTGGTCTCCTGCATGCCGGGTATGGACACCTTTCTGTTGCTGGAAGATTAGTTCTGATCAGAGCAGTCAATAGAGTGGACGCAATCACTGTGCAGATCGCACAGCGCAGGGAGGGACACAGCAGCCCCTGAAACAATTGTCATAACGCTCTGTTTCAGGGAGGGGgtcagaggctgcggtcactgccagACTCTGACCTTGATGACACTTATTttcagtatcccagcatgcactaggaTTCTTAAACGAATCATCATAagacaggaaatagaaaaaaaatagaatagcagttaATGTAGTTAAGGAACGATAGGGAATTTTTAAAACAAGAATATTAGAAAATATCATCacatagggatttagaatgaaatgtaCTTTTGcattcggaccacccctttaactttCTCCTCTGGCTAGAAACTACACTAGATTCATGAAGTAGGAACTTCCACTGCATTTACACTTCTCTAAATTACTTTCATTAGCAGAATTACACAATCAGGGGTGAAAGCCGAGTCTATGCTCTAGCTGTCTAGGACCACTTTTCTACATGCAGGTTACCAACTCATATGTCCATGAATAGCTTGCTATGCTGTGCAATATTTTAATATTTCATTTTTCTCCCTTCTCAGTTGTGTAAAAGCTcaatttcaaataaaatacaaagtTGCACAGTGAGTTCTTGCACAACAGAATCTAACCCAAAAAGAATAGTGATCTACATTCGTGTCTGTAGAATAAAAGGGATATTGATGTTCAAACATGACTGTGTAAGGCAACATGCACACGGTGAGAATttggtgatttatttttttttacatcagaATCTGTAACCAAAATCAGGaggggaacaatcagaggaaaagtagaatagaaacatggccaccactgctgtatttatcacacactcctggttttagcttccAAATACTGgaggttaaaaaaaaccccaaaaacagggctgtacacacagtacagaccaaacgtttggacacaccttctcattcaaagagttttctttattttcatgactctgaaaactgtagattcacattgaaggcatcagaactatgaatttacacatgtggaatgaaatacttaaaaaactgtgaaacaactgatgtctgtcttatattctaggttcttcaaagtagccaccttttgctttcattactgctttgcacactcttggcattctcttgatgagcttcaagaggtagtcactggaaatggttttccaacagtcttcaaggagttcccatagatgcttagcacttgttggcccttttgccttcgccctgcggtccagctcaccccaaaccatctcgattaggttcaggtctgttgactgtggaggccaggtcatctggcatagcacccatcactctccttcttagtcaaatagcccttacacagactagaggtgtgtttggggtcattgtcctgttgaaaaatgatggtctaactaaacgaaaaccggatggaatagcagcggcaagatgctgtggtagccatgctggtttagtatgccttgaattttgaataaatccccaacagtgtcaccagcaaagcacccccacaccatcacacctcctcttccatgcttcacggtgggaaccaggcatgtagagtccatccgttcaccttttctgcgtcgcacaaagacgcggtggttggatccaaagatctcaaatttggactcatcagaccaaagcacagcttTCCACTGGTCTAAGGACATTCCTTGCGTTcgttaactgcgaacaaccgcttccggtaactatcaatgagtttcttacaatgctctgctggaattttagaccattcttctttggcaaactgctccaggtccctgagatttgaagactgccttctctatactgccattttgagatctctccacaggtgttctacgggatacaggtctggactcattgctggccactttagtagtctccagtgctttctatcaaaccattttctagtgctttttgaagagtgttttgggtcattgtcctgctggaagacccatgacctctgaggaagacccatctTTCTCACActaggccctacattatgctgcaaaatttgttggtagtcttcagacttcataatgccatgcacacggtcaagcagtccagtgccagaggcagcaaagcaaccccaaaacatcagggaacctccaccatgtttgactgtagggaccgtgttcttttctttgaatgcctctttttattttctgtaaactctatgttgatggcttttcccaaaaagctctacttttgtctcatctgaccagagaacattcttccaaaacgttttaggctttctcaggtaagttttggcaaactccagcctggcttttttatgtctcagggtaagaagtggggttttcctgggtatcctaccatacagtcccttttcattcagacgccgacagatagtacgggttgacactgttgtaccctcggactgcagggcagcttgaacttgtttggatgttagtcgaggttgtttatccaccatccgcacaatcttgcgttgaaatctctcgtcaatttttcttttccttccacatctagggaggttagccacagtgccatgggctttaggctatgtgcacactagaaaaaggatttttaagaaatttcttaagaaaatttcttgagagtggAGGAATAGCGCATCTGCgttaaaaaaaagcatcaaaaacgcacctgcgtttttaccgcaatttggtgcgtttttggtgcgtttttaccgctggttgctccctgcgttattgtgctattatctatggtaactaacgcagttagctgcagacaagtagtgacatgctcattctttttcttaagaaaatctactgaaagaattttcttaagaaaaaaacgcattgtgtgcacagctaattttttttttaccataggtttggctggggaatgtctgcagaaagattacaagaatttctcaagaaatttctgcagcaaaaacgcaccaaaaacgcaggtaaaaaacgcagtgtgtgaacaaacttcttgatgacactgcacaccatagacacaggaactttcaggtctttggagatggacttgtagccttgagattgctcatgcttcctcaaaatttggattctcaagtcctcacagttctttggtcttctttcttttctccatgctcaatgtagtacacacaaggacacaggacagaggttgagtcaacattAATCcatgtgccacaggtaagttacaggtgctgttaattacacaaattagagaagcatcacatgatttttc containing:
- the LOC142311478 gene encoding uncharacterized protein LOC142311478, with product MSEQGKENESSQYSALGPTHLIKAVPASHDMSLNVSTSDASHEAEDKPVSVNESAAVILVPDNEATDHFTAPSLPEQVSGVKMSPPAQEVSKRQHHEELPPVINVDNFQKVSSKDLGNAAPTADVEDLNDFLIDGTDAFHCDIEEETSAELESMSYPPAFDPHMRGLSDKPYGCKFCTRRFSHRSSLYRHQKSHSGEKLYKCSDCNKSFTNSSNLSVHSRIHTGEKPYECNGCGKKFTRKFALDQHVKIHKQDKLYICSHCGKSYSDYFFLLKHQQMYIPDSIMK